From a region of the Primulina eburnea isolate SZY01 chromosome 7, ASM2296580v1, whole genome shotgun sequence genome:
- the LOC140835769 gene encoding uncharacterized protein produces MRWENHDVMMQRVETQLGQLATQMATRAPGTLPSDTEKNPKGVNAVTVTFPIKQEVIDVEGDVKEKELSKQRSEDAREKVKLSEECSAILQNKLPPKLKDPGSFSIPFTIGTSNFSKALCDLGASIKLMPYSCFEKLKIGEVKPTTISLQLADR; encoded by the exons ATGAGATGGGAAAACCATGATGTCATGATGCAAAGAGTGGAGACGCAACTAGGGCAATTAGCGACACAAATGGCTACACGAGCTCCCGGTACACTACCTAGTGACACGGAAAAGAATCCAAAAGGTGTCAATGCAGTCACGGTGACGTTTCCAATAAAGCAGGAAGTGATCGATGTTGAAGGCGATGTGAAGGAGAAGGAATTATCCAAGCAAAGGTCAGAGGACGCAAGGGAGAAAG TTAAGCTTTCGGAGGAATGTTCtgcaattttacaaaataaactcCCTCCGaagcttaaggatccaggtagtTTCTCTATCCCTTTTACTATTGGAACTTCGAATTTTAGTAAAGCTTTGTGTGACTTAGGTGCAAGCATTAAATTGATGCCATATTCATGTTTTGAGAAGCTGAAAATAGGTGAAGTGAAGCCAACTACAATTTCCCTACAGTTAGCTgatagataa